AGATCGCCCGCATCCGGTCGTCGCTGCCGGCGAAGACGCGGAACCAGCCGAGGTACGCCCTCAACAGCAGCACATTGTGGACAACGTACTTCGAACGCCAGAATGAGGAGGAGCTCGCCTCCACCAACGCCGTCGAGCTTCGCGGCCGCCTCAACTCCGACGGGACGTGCcaatggtggggcgtccccggccgtaccctcgaggccgtcctcgagtacaacGAGTCCAGGAACACACCGTGCTTGGAGTACCCGACGCCCCCCTCCTTCTCCCGTCGCCGcggcagctcctggacgccgcaGCGAATGGAGACGGGACCTCCTCGTCTTCGGGCTCACTGTCCTCCGGATCGCCGGCACTCCGCCCCTTCAAGCCAGAGCCACAGGAGACGCCGCTCGGGCGCCACACCCGTGGCGGCGCCCTAGTCAACAACGAGGGTGGTGgtcgcccctctcctccctcttccCGCCTCGTCTGGCCGAAGACCGAGCCGGGGCTGCTTCCCGTGAAGAAGGAGCATGAGGAcatggccgccgccgacgagaccGCGCTCAGATGGCCGCTGCGGTAGTAGTTTTAGTTGTTTTAAATTATGTTTGTTAGTTTTTTGTACAAATATCAATGAAATCGCCTAGTTTGACCGAAGTTCTTCTGTGTTTGGACGAATTTTGGCCGAGTTTGGTTAAAAAAAAGGGCGTCTGGAGCGACTTTGGGGCGGCGGCTGGGAAACCGGCCGCCCCAAGCCGATTTTATTGCCGGTTTGCCCAGGTGGCGCTATTTCAAACCCCTGAGGGACCGAACGGCTCGAGATGCTCTTACCCCAACAAATACACAGAACATCAGTCTCCTCGTTCACTCCAGAAGAGTCAGTCTCTTGGAGTCCTTTCATCATCACTCAAAAGGTACGGCTGCGACTCATACGGATTAAAGCCACCGTATCTGTAACTCCATCCACTAAGCTCATAGGCTTCCACCCATCCCGTTTGATCTCCCCAAGAAAGAAGAAACACGCACCCTTCCTCCCGATTTATACATGCCCCACCTCACTTGCTCTACATCGCGCGGCTTTGAATCTAAAATACTGAGTACGTAGTCTTCTCTTCGATCTTGTTCAGCATAGGTACTAGTTTTGCACCGTGTTCTTGCTTAATGTCTGGCGTATATCTTGTCTTCTCAGTTGATCAGACTGGTGGAGCACCCGGCAAGCTGGCGATCAGTCACCATGCCAGGTAGCATGGGTGCAACCGTCCTCGACGACCTGCCCGAGTCAATCATCGTGGAAGAGATACTCGTGCGGTTGCCGTCCAAGGATGTCTCCGCTGCCGGGCCGTCCGCGAGTTGTGGCGCAGCGCCATCTCCACCAACGACTTCATGCTCGCGCATCACCATCGCCAGCCTGCGCTTCCGCTCATCCAGATCTCTCCAAAGAATGCGCACTGCAATTGCACCAAGTGCTCCAACTTCAGAGAGAATGGGGATGTCAGCCACAGCTTTGCTCCCTTTCGCACCGGCGCTACCATGGCCGATTGCAAGCTCTGGCCCGTCCTCCGTACCAGCCCTACCACGAACTGGCCTGTGCTCCATGGGGCCTGTGATGGTCGTCGAGGAGCCATGGCTGCACAGTTCCCCTTCCATGGACTGGATTTCTTTGGAAGAAAAACTAGGGACCCGATTGCATTTTTAGCCCGCTTATGTGTGGGTTCAACTAGTCAGAAATGCGCTTAAGAGAGCCAAATTGGACACTTTTCAGACATAGTAGTTTTCAGTCAAGGATTAATGAAAAAATGGTAGTTTTTTGCACAAATTTGTAAAGCGGTAGTTTGTAGGCACGGTTGcacgaattgtggtagttttttgttaaatactcccaAGGTTGTATATGTGAAAATTACCAAATTGAGGATCACAATTATAAAATTTCTTTTAAAGAAGTATTCTTTTTTTTAAAAATCCTCAATTCCTTAGTGCTGATGAGATTTTGCAATGCGGGGAAACAGCGGGCGCACACGCTTCAGTGGACCCATTTGTCAGAGGTACTCCGTCTAGGGTTTCCCTTGTCAGAGTAGTACTCCTGCTAGGGTTTCCGCATGGGCCTGCCGGGCGCCGCCGCTTGATCCCGTCTCCACTCTCCTCGACTCCACCAAAACCACCTCGCCGATGCTCCTCCGTTCTGGGCGGCGCCTGGCCGCCGAGGACGAACCGGGGCGGACGGCCCCGccgaggaggagaagcagggcAAGGTCGGACCGCCTCGCCGTCATCCCCGATGAGATCCTGCATCAGGAGATCCTGCCCCGCCTCCCGGCCAAGTCCGTGCTCCGCTTCCGCGCCGTCTGCCGGTCCTGGCGCAGCCTCGCGTCCGACCCCGCCTTCCTCCTcgaccaccaccgccgccagccgGCGGTTCCCCTGATTAGGTCCTGCCGGATCTCCGGCCGCGGCCTCGAATCCGGCCTCAACGCCATCCACCTCCGGTCCGCGAAGATCGGCCCCTCTCTCCAGTTCCCATTCCACGGCTCTTTCAGCATCGTCGCCTCCTGCGACGGCCTTTTCGTCGTCGGCAGCTACATCATCTGCAATCCGGCCACGAGCGAGTGGGCTGCCCTCCGGCAGGACAGGAAGCCCATAGAGAATCTCTTCGCCCTCTTCCGGCACCAGCCTTCAGGGGAGTTCCGCGTCATGTACTGGAAAAACAACTCCACAGAGTTGATCTGTCGGCAGGAGTATTACATCCTCACGGTGGGAACCAACAATTCATGGCTCGTCGATTGTCCGTTAACCGAGGTTTTGGCCGAGGAACCATCCATCTTTGGCGCGCCGGTCCTCCTCAATGGCAGCCTGCACATACACTGGAGGAGACGGTCAGGTCTTCGCTACCACAGGATACGGGTGTTCGACACAGTGGCAGAGACGTCACGGCAGATGACTCCGCCACCTGTGAACCCCCGCCATGTTATGCACTTGCTTGACCTGGGTGGAAAGCTTGCTGCGTCCACCAGCAAGGATGGCATGACTGAGATGTCCATCTTTGTGCTTCAGGACCCTGAGCATGATGTCTGGGCATTCCAGTACCGGATCAAACTGCCGGCGATGGAAATCAGGCGCTTCCAGAAGCAAGGTGATTGGTGGGCAAAGGTTGTCTCCGAGGAGGGGGACGTGCTTGTCAGCTGCTATGGCCATCTCCTGCAGTATGACAAGAAGGGTAAATTTGTAGCTAAGTTCAAGTATGATGATGACATGCCGGTGGTCATTCCTCACAGGTTCAAAGAGAGTCTTATCCAGCATACATTTTTCCAAAAGACAAAGAAGAAGAATTGATTCGTACCCTCTCCTGGATATCTGATTTCGCGCCATGTTAAATCTAAGTAAGTTTTTTATGCTACTTCTAAATTATAACTAGCACGGTGTCCATGCTATTGTGCGGGAAACGCCCTTAATCATCTTTAATTTATTATTTATGCATTATCATGTTATTTATAAGAACACAAGCTCAGAAATGAATATATGCGTGGCACTCATATTTTCTATTTGATTATTATATCGGTACATAGAATTAAGCCTGAGATTAAAAGCTACCTGATGTAGTTGGGAAGACTATTTTATGTGGTATAGTTACGCAATATTAGTCTTAATTTGGATCGTTAGGTGGTTGGCCATTTGCACATGATATTGATATATTAATATGCATAACTAATAGAGCCCATAATTTTCTGAATATGTTATAGAGTGGGACTGCATGGTCATCTGTATTGAACCTACATTTTTTTGCGTGTGTGTGATATCAGACCACTTCATGGGAATAAAGTTCAGAATAGGAGCCGGCCGATTGTTTATACGTGATATATATATTGGATCAGCACACGTAGATAAAGATCGCACTACCGGGTCAACTGTTGTTTTGCGTATTACGCGATTCATCATCGTACGTGTGATACTATATATCAATATACAGAGTTAAGGTACATATCATGGATTGTTGGACTTAAACCTCAATTATGTATTGAACGAGCATAAAGTTACTAGTATTTATTACGAGTATCAGCCAATAATATTTAAGGTCCAAAAGATTGATTATCTGATCATGTTAACTGCAGTTATGGCAATCCACCATTTTGGTTCATCATAATAAGGACCTACCAGATCAGATGTCTAATGATCTTTAGGTGTAGTTACGGAATTTATCGGTCGTGACCTACTTTGGTATAGTTATGAAGATTTATCACCTATGTTCAAGAGCACTTATTGATGATCCATTGGTTATGATATGTGTGGTTACAATTATGACAATCTATTGGTGTGATTTTAGGTAATCTATTAGGTACTATAATGAAGACTATCGACTACCCTAACTTTGTAAAAACCCTAAGCACAATATACTTAATAATTAGTTAGCAGTCTGTTTTCACTGAGTTATTATCTTTATTTGTTCGTGGCACAATTTGAACATATGTCATTGTGCT
The nucleotide sequence above comes from Triticum aestivum cultivar Chinese Spring unplaced genomic scaffold, IWGSC CS RefSeq v2.1 scaffold174757, whole genome shotgun sequence. Encoded proteins:
- the LOC123175977 gene encoding putative F-box protein At3g52320, with the translated sequence MLLRSGRRLAAEDEPGRTAPPRRRSRARSDRLAVIPDEILHQEILPRLPAKSVLRFRAVCRSWRSLASDPAFLLDHHRRQPAVPLIRSCRISGRGLESGLNAIHLRSAKIGPSLQFPFHGSFSIVASCDGLFVVGSYIICNPATSEWAALRQDRKPIENLFALFRHQPSGEFRVMYWKNNSTELICRQEYYILTVGTNNSWLVDCPLTEVLAEEPSIFGAPVLLNGSLHIHWRRRSGLRYHRIRVFDTVAETSRQMTPPPVNPRHVMHLLDLGGKLAASTSKDGMTEMSIFVLQDPEHDVWAFQYRIKLPAMEIRRFQKQGDWWAKVVSEEGDVLVSCYGHLLQYDKKGKFVAKFKYDDDMPVVIPHRFKESLIQHTFFQKTKKKN